The following proteins come from a genomic window of Pyxidicoccus sp. MSG2:
- a CDS encoding methyl-accepting chemotaxis protein, whose product MGNLDEQVIGDFARKGALTFISWVALPGLNCAYLIALSMGLNSEEGLWATTRIAPALIFFFGTIYPYAALRLLAARALRHRPGDAPGERLGRILRLPWQSTVFTTYAAWTLGGLSFSIPVCLEFDKEVLRVVLGSTIAFCFGVVMSFPIALSLEKQLVPLAMEEQRLHPGVVPRGGGFFWPRQSWFLPFTFVASIVSTLLLSGCVMTVKMLGLRDVLRAELVHDGAITSRQVLDTLGGSLVTELLGSMAWVAGLVLILPTITTYMLARRQAQGTGAVGVAIEALAHGRTTSPEWVSTDEIGTLASGMNAVLAKLRKLPLALQASATQLGDAGSHLRTANDEQQQSLVRQAAALHEAQVTSEEIKRTSLMAADRADAVLQVARRAEELGQKGEAAVEQSVTGLADIRRAVDGIQQRLARLAESTTQIGDITETVKDLADQSHLLAVNAAIEAARSGEQGKGFAVVAREIRGLADQSIQATRRIRGILQEISQGIRDAALMGEQGVHTIGTGLDQMRASGDSLRELSRISQENSTAARQIAAAVTQQNAGFSQIFTAIGDLSQIMDSTLKRLESTQEATATLSSVSEEVGRMAGQFTAAN is encoded by the coding sequence ATGGGCAACTTGGATGAACAGGTCATCGGTGATTTCGCCAGGAAGGGCGCGCTGACGTTCATCAGCTGGGTGGCGTTGCCCGGCCTGAACTGCGCGTACCTCATCGCGCTGTCCATGGGGCTCAACAGCGAGGAGGGGCTGTGGGCCACCACGCGAATCGCTCCCGCGCTCATCTTCTTCTTCGGCACCATCTACCCGTACGCGGCGCTGCGCCTGCTCGCGGCGCGGGCGCTGCGGCACCGCCCGGGGGATGCGCCGGGGGAGCGCCTGGGCCGCATCCTCCGGCTGCCGTGGCAGAGCACCGTCTTCACGACGTATGCGGCGTGGACGCTGGGGGGGCTGAGCTTCAGCATCCCGGTGTGCCTCGAGTTCGACAAGGAGGTGCTGCGCGTGGTGCTGGGCTCCACCATCGCCTTCTGCTTCGGCGTGGTGATGTCGTTCCCCATCGCGCTGAGCCTGGAGAAGCAGCTCGTCCCGCTGGCGATGGAGGAGCAGCGACTGCACCCGGGCGTCGTGCCGCGCGGCGGCGGCTTCTTCTGGCCGCGCCAGTCCTGGTTCCTGCCCTTCACCTTCGTGGCGTCCATCGTCTCCACGCTGCTCCTGAGTGGCTGTGTGATGACGGTGAAGATGCTGGGGCTGCGGGACGTGCTCCGCGCGGAGCTGGTGCACGACGGGGCCATCACCTCCCGGCAGGTGTTGGACACGCTGGGCGGCTCGCTGGTGACGGAGCTCCTGGGTTCCATGGCGTGGGTGGCCGGCCTGGTGCTCATCCTTCCCACCATCACCACGTACATGCTCGCGCGCCGGCAGGCGCAGGGCACCGGCGCGGTGGGCGTGGCGATTGAAGCGCTGGCACATGGCCGCACCACCTCGCCCGAGTGGGTGTCCACGGATGAGATTGGCACCCTGGCCTCGGGCATGAACGCGGTGCTGGCCAAGCTGCGCAAGCTGCCGCTGGCGCTCCAGGCGTCCGCGACGCAACTGGGCGACGCGGGCAGTCACCTGCGCACGGCCAACGACGAGCAGCAGCAGAGCCTCGTGCGTCAGGCGGCCGCGCTGCACGAGGCGCAGGTGACGTCGGAGGAAATCAAGCGCACTTCGCTGATGGCGGCCGACCGCGCGGACGCGGTGCTCCAGGTGGCCCGCCGCGCGGAGGAATTGGGGCAGAAGGGCGAGGCCGCGGTGGAGCAGAGCGTCACCGGGCTCGCGGACATCCGGCGCGCGGTGGATGGCATCCAGCAGCGGCTGGCGCGGCTGGCGGAGAGCACCACGCAGATTGGTGACATCACCGAGACGGTGAAGGACCTGGCGGACCAGTCGCACCTGCTCGCGGTGAATGCGGCCATTGAAGCGGCGCGCTCGGGTGAGCAGGGCAAGGGCTTCGCGGTGGTGGCCCGGGAGATTCGCGGACTGGCGGACCAGTCCATCCAGGCCACGCGGCGCATCCGCGGCATCCTCCAGGAAATCAGCCAGGGCATCCGCGACGCGGCGTTGATGGGCGAGCAGGGCGTGCACACCATCGGCACCGGCCTGGACCAGATGCGCGCGTCCGGAGACTCGCTGCGGGAGCTGTCGCGCATCTCCCAGGAGAACTCCACGGCCGCCCGGCAGATTGCCGCCGCGGTGACGCAGCAGAACGCCGGCTTCTCGCAAATCTTCACCGCCATCGGTGACCTGTCGCAAATCATGGACTCCACCTTGAAGCGCCTGGAGTCCACGCAGGAGGCCACCGCCACGCTGTCCAGCGTGTCCGAGGAGGTGGGGCGGATGGCGGGGCAGTTCACCGCGGCGAACTGA
- a CDS encoding LLM class flavin-dependent oxidoreductase — protein sequence MRLDIFSEMQHPKEHWTGPDHEHRLIQETLEQAKLADEMGYGVWWQVEHHTAVEFSYSSAPEVMLTAIAMNTKRMHVGHSSVLAPGRFNHPIRIAERGAFIDHLSGGRFQLGLARSTIPEWRTFNIDPDSTRGQMQQAFEMVPKMWTREKFSWDSPDYRLKDISVIPKPYRKPHPPLWQACSSPASFEQAGRNGVGALGVTLWASPEEVAEMIHIYREALRTRCEPVGEFVNDQVAFFTFVHCADTEQEAMENGAAKAAAWYTNGSFTFFEAKEVFIRTAAELEALAKDPAGGGLTGQYVRNKDPNAPQSRAQRLLGRIVGGEDVPDGQVWEVLSEQDSLIVGTQDQVRKRLKRYEALGIDALMSFHQVGALPHDKVMKSIRLTGGLIPEFKMPAAP from the coding sequence ATGAGACTCGACATCTTCTCGGAGATGCAGCACCCGAAGGAGCACTGGACCGGTCCTGACCACGAGCATCGGCTCATCCAGGAGACGCTGGAGCAGGCGAAGCTGGCGGATGAGATGGGCTACGGCGTCTGGTGGCAGGTGGAGCACCACACCGCCGTGGAGTTCAGCTACAGCTCCGCGCCCGAGGTCATGCTCACGGCCATCGCCATGAACACGAAGCGGATGCACGTGGGCCACTCGTCGGTGCTGGCGCCGGGGCGCTTCAACCACCCCATCCGCATCGCGGAGCGCGGAGCCTTCATCGACCACCTGAGCGGGGGCCGCTTCCAGCTCGGGCTGGCGCGCAGCACCATCCCCGAATGGCGCACCTTCAACATCGACCCGGACTCCACGCGCGGGCAGATGCAGCAGGCCTTCGAGATGGTTCCGAAGATGTGGACCCGCGAGAAGTTCTCCTGGGACAGCCCGGACTACCGGCTCAAGGACATCAGCGTCATCCCCAAGCCGTACCGCAAGCCGCACCCGCCGCTCTGGCAGGCGTGCTCCAGCCCGGCCTCGTTCGAGCAGGCGGGACGCAACGGCGTGGGGGCGCTGGGCGTGACGCTGTGGGCCTCGCCGGAAGAAGTCGCGGAGATGATTCACATCTACCGCGAGGCCCTGCGCACCCGCTGCGAGCCGGTGGGTGAGTTCGTCAACGACCAGGTCGCTTTCTTCACCTTCGTCCACTGCGCGGACACCGAGCAGGAGGCGATGGAGAACGGCGCCGCGAAGGCCGCGGCCTGGTACACGAATGGCTCCTTCACCTTCTTCGAGGCGAAGGAGGTCTTCATCCGCACCGCCGCCGAGCTGGAGGCGCTGGCGAAGGACCCCGCGGGCGGAGGACTCACGGGGCAGTACGTCCGCAACAAGGACCCCAACGCGCCGCAGTCCCGGGCCCAGCGGCTGCTGGGCCGCATCGTCGGAGGCGAGGACGTGCCGGACGGCCAGGTCTGGGAAGTCTTGAGCGAGCAGGACTCGCTGATTGTCGGCACCCAGGACCAGGTGCGGAAGCGACTGAAGCGCTACGAGGCCCTGGGCATCGACGCCCTCATGTCCTTCCACCAGGTGGGCGCCCTGCCGCATGACAAGGTGATGAAGAGCATCCGCCTCACCGGCGGGCTCATCCCCGAGTTCAAGATGCCCGCGGCGCCGTAG
- a CDS encoding DUF4476 domain-containing protein — protein sequence MSPIARAVIAVSVFAASVASAQDVEMNMNVQGDDMDMPSAHIQVKGTAPGSGEEGVDMDVQAGGARMQIKVKGDVNSETSERTEKRERREHRERREEVRHEEPQAMPVRGVASEPAFRNCGTGEDPGCTMRRDGQFAMDAETFQGVMKSLKAVSNELTREDMAEKMFKRNYLTAKQFGQVLDLFNNELTRLDVAQNAAPHVVNPQHALGFSSKWKNSLTGEDYIEVMSAQ from the coding sequence ATGAGCCCGATTGCCCGTGCCGTGATTGCCGTGTCCGTGTTCGCCGCCTCCGTCGCCTCCGCCCAGGACGTCGAGATGAACATGAACGTCCAGGGGGATGACATGGACATGCCCTCGGCCCACATCCAGGTGAAGGGCACGGCGCCCGGCTCGGGCGAGGAAGGCGTGGACATGGACGTCCAGGCCGGCGGTGCCCGCATGCAGATCAAGGTGAAGGGGGACGTGAATAGCGAGACAAGCGAGCGCACGGAGAAGCGGGAGCGTCGCGAGCATCGCGAGCGCCGTGAGGAGGTCCGTCACGAGGAGCCCCAGGCGATGCCCGTGCGGGGCGTCGCGTCGGAGCCGGCGTTCCGCAACTGTGGCACCGGCGAGGACCCGGGCTGCACCATGCGGCGGGATGGCCAGTTCGCGATGGACGCGGAGACCTTCCAGGGCGTCATGAAGTCGCTCAAGGCCGTCTCCAACGAGCTGACCCGCGAGGACATGGCGGAGAAGATGTTCAAGCGGAACTACCTCACCGCGAAGCAGTTCGGCCAGGTGCTGGACCTCTTCAACAACGAGCTCACCCGCCTGGACGTGGCGCAGAACGCGGCGCCCCACGTGGTGAACCCGCAGCACGCGCTGGGCTTCTCCTCCAAGTGGAAGAACTCCCTGACGGGCGAGGACTACATCGAGGTCATGTCCGCCCAGTAG
- the radA gene encoding DNA repair protein RadA gives MAKAKTHYTCQACGYQTAKWLGKCPDCGAWSSLLEETGAKDDEKRPAWGASGGASKPVLLKEVTSETEVRRRTGIAEFDRVLGGGVVSGSLVLLGGDPGIGKSTLLLAAVDRLARHGPVLYVSGEESLRQTKMRAERLRVEGDALHLFAETDAERILTAAEALKPQALVVDSIQTMYLPELGNAPGSITQVREVAGRLMAYAKRTGVPTFLVGHVTKEGSIAGPRVLEHMVDTVLYFEGERGHPFRILRAHKNRFGSTNEIGVFEMKGAGLVEVSDPSALFLSERPVGKSGSVVTSTLNGTRPLLVEVQALVAPTGYGTARRTAIGVDGNRVALLAAVLEKKEEIPLVGCDLFVNVAGGMQLNEPACDLAVCAALVSSLQNRPLDAQTLVLGEVGLAGEVRAVGQVEPRLAEAAKMGFQRVVLPAGSARRLEGAGKMKVVGVETLGEALAAMFD, from the coding sequence ATGGCGAAGGCGAAGACGCACTACACCTGTCAGGCCTGCGGGTATCAGACGGCGAAGTGGCTCGGGAAGTGCCCGGACTGCGGCGCGTGGAGCTCGCTGCTGGAGGAGACGGGAGCGAAGGACGACGAGAAGCGCCCGGCGTGGGGGGCCTCGGGCGGGGCCTCGAAGCCCGTGCTCCTCAAGGAGGTCACCAGCGAGACGGAGGTGCGGCGCCGCACGGGCATCGCCGAGTTCGACCGGGTGCTGGGCGGCGGCGTGGTGAGCGGCTCGCTGGTGCTGCTGGGCGGAGACCCGGGCATCGGCAAGTCCACACTGCTGCTCGCGGCAGTGGACAGGCTGGCGCGTCACGGGCCGGTGCTCTACGTGTCGGGTGAGGAGAGCCTGCGCCAGACGAAGATGCGCGCCGAGCGGCTCCGCGTGGAAGGGGATGCCCTCCACCTGTTCGCGGAGACGGACGCGGAGCGCATCCTGACGGCCGCGGAGGCGCTCAAGCCGCAGGCGCTGGTGGTGGACTCCATCCAGACCATGTACCTGCCGGAATTGGGCAACGCGCCGGGCAGCATCACCCAGGTGCGCGAGGTGGCGGGCCGGCTGATGGCGTACGCCAAGCGCACGGGGGTGCCCACCTTCCTCGTGGGCCACGTGACGAAGGAGGGCTCCATCGCGGGCCCGCGCGTGCTGGAGCACATGGTGGACACCGTCCTCTACTTCGAGGGCGAGCGCGGCCACCCGTTCCGAATCCTGCGCGCGCACAAGAACCGCTTCGGCTCCACCAACGAGATTGGCGTCTTCGAGATGAAGGGCGCGGGGCTGGTGGAGGTGTCGGACCCCTCCGCCCTCTTCCTCTCGGAGCGCCCGGTGGGCAAGTCCGGCAGCGTCGTCACCAGTACGCTCAACGGCACGCGCCCGCTGCTGGTGGAGGTACAGGCGCTGGTGGCGCCCACGGGCTACGGCACCGCGCGGCGCACGGCCATCGGCGTGGACGGCAACCGCGTGGCGCTGCTGGCGGCGGTGCTGGAGAAGAAGGAGGAGATTCCGCTGGTGGGCTGCGACCTCTTCGTCAACGTCGCGGGCGGAATGCAGCTCAACGAGCCTGCGTGTGACCTCGCGGTGTGCGCGGCGCTGGTGAGCAGCCTGCAGAACCGGCCGCTGGACGCGCAGACGCTGGTGCTGGGCGAGGTGGGCCTCGCGGGAGAGGTGCGCGCGGTGGGCCAGGTGGAGCCGCGCCTGGCCGAGGCCGCGAAGATGGGCTTCCAGCGGGTGGTGCTGCCCGCCGGAAGCGCGCGGCGGCTCGAGGGCGCCGGGAAGATGAAGGTGGTGGGCGTGGAGACGCTCGGCGAGGCGCTGGCGGCGATGTTCGACTGA
- a CDS encoding dihydrofolate reductase family protein, with translation MRKLKYHVASTADGFIAHEDDTYGAFMQERLVKDSEHITDYLASFATYDTVLMGRRTYEQGLKVGVTDPYPMMEPYVFTRSLKESPNPRVKLVADDALGVIRQLKARPGKDLYLAGGADFASKVLDAGLVDEVVLKLSPLLLGSGIPLVTRLQGTRSLELLSTKVYKNGVLLLRYAVLPEGAPGTNIMPPPGLPLAE, from the coding sequence ATGCGAAAGCTCAAGTACCACGTTGCTTCCACCGCCGACGGCTTCATCGCCCACGAGGACGACACCTACGGGGCCTTCATGCAGGAGAGGCTCGTGAAGGACAGCGAGCACATCACCGACTACCTCGCGTCCTTCGCGACGTACGACACCGTCCTGATGGGGCGTCGCACGTACGAGCAGGGCCTGAAGGTGGGGGTGACGGACCCCTATCCGATGATGGAGCCCTACGTCTTCACGCGCTCCTTGAAGGAGAGCCCGAACCCGCGCGTGAAGCTGGTGGCTGACGACGCCCTCGGTGTCATCCGTCAGCTCAAGGCCCGGCCGGGCAAGGACCTCTACCTCGCGGGCGGCGCGGACTTCGCGTCGAAGGTGCTGGACGCGGGGCTCGTCGACGAGGTGGTGCTCAAGCTGAGCCCGCTGCTGCTCGGCTCGGGCATCCCGCTCGTCACGCGGCTCCAGGGGACGCGGAGCCTGGAGCTGCTGTCCACCAAGGTCTACAAGAACGGCGTGCTGCTGCTGCGCTACGCCGTGCTGCCTGAAGGCGCCCCGGGGACGAACATCATGCCCCCTCCGGGCCTGCCCCTGGCGGAGTGA
- a CDS encoding glycosyl hydrolase family 18 protein, which translates to MRKQLKWFMLAVGVQASACGGASDFQGSTPEVTTPEVTAPEAPTPSESAPLDAGATAVDPNSIYADALGSGWVDWSWATHNLAATSPVNSGTRAVSATFSAWAGLYFHHTGVPTTGLEFVEFQVHGGVTTNPTLSAYATVANANRPTVGVNRYCDGGTIKANAWTRCRVPLSALGVTNVTMDGFVIQEGAGRSLPVMTFDNLRLGTSAATPAAPTGLAATPSSTSVSLTWTAVSGATGYHVYRATTQAGTYTKLTVTPATTATYRDTAVSAGATYWYAVSAVGTGGEGARSSAVSATVQSPVPTVAISVTPTSASLLKGATRTFTAAVTGSTNTAVTWSVQEGSAGGTVTSAGLYTAPQTTGTYHVIATSQADTTKKATATVTVTASTPATGKWVSGYYTGWNADLYPPEKVDFSAMTHIIVGRATPRTDGTVSTAFDNSNGPAMARTLATRAHAAGRKAIIMVGGAGEHANWVGAASSANRAKFVQNLLSAMDSLGYDGLDIDWEPVETADKPNLLALVKDLRAARPGMLLTFPIGWINTNFATDVDPWYAQLAPYLDQINVMSYEMIGPWDGWQSWYTSALYGHTGNHPTSVSASLNGWASVGIPKAKLGMGIPFYGMAWRNITGPYQSFTNWSDYVGSDNSFTYKKILQLSKSGTYHWDAVAGASYVTFSTPVEDGTVRWISYDAPQTIAAKGAYTRDNGFGGTIIWTINQGCTDPATGANPLLDAVKSAFLQ; encoded by the coding sequence ATGAGAAAGCAGCTCAAGTGGTTCATGTTGGCAGTCGGCGTCCAGGCCTCCGCGTGCGGTGGCGCGTCCGACTTTCAAGGAAGCACGCCCGAGGTCACCACCCCCGAGGTGACCGCCCCCGAGGCCCCCACGCCCTCCGAGTCCGCGCCCCTCGATGCCGGCGCCACCGCGGTGGACCCCAACAGCATCTACGCGGACGCGCTCGGCTCGGGCTGGGTGGACTGGTCCTGGGCCACGCACAACCTCGCTGCCACGTCCCCCGTCAATTCCGGCACGCGCGCCGTGTCCGCGACGTTCAGCGCATGGGCGGGGCTGTACTTCCACCACACGGGCGTCCCCACCACGGGGCTCGAGTTCGTGGAGTTCCAGGTCCACGGCGGCGTGACGACCAACCCCACCCTCTCCGCGTATGCCACCGTGGCCAATGCCAACCGGCCCACGGTGGGGGTGAACCGGTACTGTGACGGCGGCACCATCAAGGCCAACGCCTGGACGCGGTGCCGCGTGCCGCTGTCCGCGCTCGGCGTCACCAACGTCACGATGGACGGCTTCGTCATCCAGGAGGGCGCCGGCCGCTCGCTGCCGGTGATGACCTTCGACAACCTCCGCCTGGGCACCTCCGCGGCCACGCCGGCCGCTCCCACCGGGCTGGCGGCCACGCCGTCCTCGACGTCCGTCTCCCTGACGTGGACCGCCGTCAGCGGCGCGACGGGCTACCACGTGTACCGCGCCACCACCCAGGCGGGCACGTACACGAAGCTGACGGTGACGCCCGCCACCACCGCCACGTACCGGGACACCGCCGTCTCCGCCGGCGCGACGTACTGGTACGCCGTGTCCGCGGTGGGCACCGGCGGAGAGGGCGCCCGCTCCTCGGCGGTCTCCGCCACCGTGCAGTCCCCGGTGCCCACGGTGGCCATCTCCGTGACGCCCACCAGCGCGTCGCTCCTCAAGGGCGCCACGCGGACCTTCACGGCCGCCGTGACGGGCAGCACCAACACGGCCGTCACCTGGTCCGTCCAGGAGGGCTCGGCCGGAGGCACCGTCACCAGCGCGGGCCTGTACACCGCGCCGCAGACGACGGGCACGTACCACGTCATCGCCACCAGCCAGGCGGACACCACGAAGAAGGCGACGGCCACCGTCACCGTCACCGCGTCCACTCCGGCCACAGGCAAGTGGGTGTCTGGCTATTACACCGGCTGGAATGCGGACCTGTACCCGCCGGAGAAGGTGGACTTCAGCGCGATGACGCACATCATCGTCGGCCGCGCCACGCCCCGCACGGACGGCACAGTGAGCACGGCGTTCGACAACTCGAACGGCCCGGCCATGGCGCGCACCCTGGCGACGCGGGCCCACGCGGCCGGCCGCAAGGCCATCATCATGGTGGGCGGCGCCGGTGAGCACGCCAACTGGGTGGGCGCCGCCAGCAGCGCCAACCGCGCGAAGTTCGTGCAGAACCTGCTCTCCGCCATGGACAGCCTCGGCTACGACGGGCTCGACATCGACTGGGAGCCCGTGGAGACGGCCGACAAGCCCAACCTGCTCGCGCTGGTGAAGGACCTGCGCGCGGCGCGGCCGGGCATGCTGCTCACCTTCCCCATCGGGTGGATCAACACCAACTTCGCGACCGACGTGGACCCCTGGTACGCGCAGCTCGCGCCGTACCTGGACCAGATCAACGTCATGTCCTACGAGATGATTGGCCCGTGGGACGGCTGGCAGTCCTGGTACACGTCCGCGCTATACGGCCACACCGGCAACCACCCCACGTCCGTCTCCGCCAGCCTCAACGGCTGGGCGAGCGTGGGCATCCCCAAGGCGAAGCTCGGCATGGGCATCCCCTTCTACGGCATGGCGTGGCGCAACATCACCGGCCCGTACCAGAGCTTCACCAACTGGTCGGACTACGTGGGCAGCGACAACTCCTTCACGTACAAGAAGATCCTCCAGCTCTCCAAGTCCGGCACGTACCACTGGGACGCGGTGGCCGGCGCGAGCTACGTCACCTTCAGCACGCCCGTGGAGGACGGCACCGTGCGGTGGATTTCCTATGACGCCCCGCAGACCATCGCCGCCAAGGGCGCGTACACCCGCGACAACGGCTTCGGTGGCACCATCATCTGGACCATCAACCAGGGCTGCACCGACCCCGCCACCGGCGCCAACCCGCTGTTGGACGCGGTGAAGAGCGCGTTCCTGCAGTAG
- a CDS encoding peptidoglycan-binding protein produces MPEQESYIPSMGRPAKADPILQQGSTGPAVVELQMLLTKAGFSPGAADGDFGAKTKSAVMSFQRARGLTADGIVGPVTWAALRASTPAPAPVSGLREKIVAEAQWGLSNAAGIHYQQLRPMDGINQRHKLPLNTDCSGFVTLCYKWAGAGDPNGLGFNGQGYTGTLLGYLTSIPQSQVKAGDLCLWARNGKGEHVAMVSEPGSDPLLISHGEESGPYTVRFSSSNRYHSGATVYWLKLPSVDGTTREMPPGATQMRMRQPEVSGATDAPSESGLARENESPPVTH; encoded by the coding sequence ATGCCCGAACAAGAATCCTACATCCCAAGCATGGGTCGGCCCGCGAAGGCCGACCCCATCCTCCAGCAAGGCTCGACGGGGCCCGCCGTCGTCGAACTGCAGATGCTGCTCACGAAAGCGGGCTTCAGTCCCGGCGCCGCGGACGGTGACTTCGGCGCGAAGACGAAGTCCGCGGTGATGAGCTTCCAGCGCGCACGCGGGCTGACAGCGGACGGAATCGTCGGCCCGGTCACCTGGGCCGCGCTGCGGGCTTCCACTCCCGCCCCCGCCCCCGTGAGCGGGCTGCGCGAGAAGATAGTGGCCGAGGCGCAGTGGGGCCTCTCCAACGCCGCCGGCATCCACTACCAACAACTGCGGCCCATGGACGGCATCAACCAGCGCCACAAGCTGCCGCTGAACACGGACTGCTCCGGGTTCGTCACGCTCTGCTACAAGTGGGCCGGCGCCGGAGACCCCAATGGGCTCGGCTTCAACGGCCAGGGCTACACGGGCACGCTGCTGGGCTACCTGACCTCCATCCCCCAGTCTCAGGTGAAGGCGGGAGACCTCTGCCTCTGGGCGCGCAACGGCAAGGGCGAGCACGTGGCCATGGTCAGCGAGCCGGGCAGCGACCCGCTGCTCATCTCCCACGGCGAGGAGTCCGGCCCGTACACCGTGCGGTTCTCGTCCTCCAATCGCTACCACTCGGGCGCCACCGTGTACTGGCTGAAGCTGCCCTCGGTGGATGGCACCACCCGCGAGATGCCGCCGGGAGCGACCCAGATGCGCATGCGACAGCCCGAGGTGAGCGGCGCCACCGACGCGCCCAGCGAGTCCGGCCTGGCGCGAGAGAACGAGTCCCCGCCCGTCACGCACTGA
- a CDS encoding sensor histidine kinase: MADGAQHTSRWRDALGSLSARLLVAFLVPTLLFVAVAGTAVYHLARAILEEELGAGLSAIAAATASQVNGERMLTVEPGDDVTGTRTWRNLVRALEGVREASGVRRVYAVDTQGRVRVDVGGGLPVGVEMPELARDRLELARVFAGERAASQVLFTGTDGHLYKTGYAPVRQDGRVVGAVGVEGSAAFFGPLQSLSRTFVIMGAGALAALAAIALLTARGLARPLRRLMDSALRIGRGDLTTPVPSEPTLEIGVLARELEVMRGALESRDRQLKMMLAGVAHEVRNPIGGIALFSGILQEDLQAGAHSEAGEHVKRIQREVAYLQRIVEDFLAFAREQPLARSPVEAPALLSGACELLAVEASARGVAVEVDAAPARLEADGSLLTAALVNLVKNAVQASSAGGRVRVSGTAGDGRYTIQVRDAGPGVPESERERIFEPFFTTREKGTGLGLPLARKIALAHGGELRLASAPGDTTFILTLPLESTPLSSPR; encoded by the coding sequence ATGGCCGACGGAGCCCAACACACTTCCCGGTGGAGGGACGCACTGGGCTCGCTCTCGGCGCGGCTGCTGGTGGCGTTCCTCGTCCCCACCCTGCTGTTCGTCGCGGTGGCGGGCACGGCGGTGTACCACCTCGCTCGCGCCATCCTCGAGGAGGAGCTGGGCGCCGGCCTCTCCGCCATCGCCGCCGCCACCGCCAGCCAGGTCAACGGCGAGCGCATGCTCACCGTGGAGCCCGGCGATGACGTCACCGGCACCCGCACCTGGCGCAACCTCGTGCGCGCGTTGGAAGGCGTGCGCGAGGCCAGCGGCGTGCGCCGCGTCTACGCCGTGGACACGCAGGGCCGCGTGCGCGTGGACGTGGGCGGCGGCCTGCCCGTGGGCGTGGAGATGCCGGAGCTGGCGCGCGACAGGCTGGAGCTGGCCCGCGTCTTCGCCGGAGAGCGCGCCGCCAGCCAGGTCCTCTTCACCGGCACCGACGGGCACCTCTACAAGACGGGTTATGCCCCCGTGCGCCAGGACGGCCGCGTGGTGGGCGCGGTGGGCGTGGAGGGCAGCGCCGCCTTCTTCGGCCCGCTCCAGTCCCTGTCACGCACCTTCGTCATCATGGGCGCGGGGGCCCTGGCCGCGCTCGCCGCCATCGCCCTGCTCACCGCGCGCGGGCTGGCCCGCCCGCTGCGGCGGCTGATGGACTCCGCGCTGCGCATCGGCCGCGGAGACCTCACCACGCCCGTCCCGTCCGAGCCCACGCTCGAAATCGGCGTGCTGGCCCGCGAGCTGGAGGTCATGCGCGGCGCGCTGGAGAGCCGCGACAGGCAGCTCAAGATGATGCTCGCCGGCGTGGCCCACGAGGTGCGCAACCCCATTGGCGGCATCGCCCTCTTCTCCGGCATCCTCCAGGAGGACCTCCAGGCCGGCGCCCACTCCGAGGCCGGCGAGCACGTGAAGCGCATCCAGCGCGAGGTGGCCTACCTCCAGCGAATCGTCGAGGACTTCCTCGCCTTCGCCCGCGAGCAGCCCCTGGCGCGCTCGCCCGTGGAGGCCCCCGCCCTGCTCTCCGGCGCCTGTGAGTTGCTGGCCGTCGAGGCCAGTGCCCGGGGCGTCGCTGTCGAAGTGGACGCCGCGCCCGCGCGGCTGGAGGCGGATGGCAGCCTGCTCACCGCCGCCCTCGTGAACCTGGTGAAGAACGCGGTGCAGGCCTCGTCCGCCGGAGGCAGGGTGCGCGTGTCCGGCACGGCGGGGGACGGCCGCTACACCATCCAGGTGCGCGACGCCGGGCCCGGTGTGCCGGAGTCCGAGCGCGAGCGCATCTTCGAGCCCTTCTTCACCACGCGCGAGAAGGGCACCGGCCTGGGTCTGCCGCTGGCGCGCAAGATTGCGCTGGCGCACGGAGGTGAGCTGCGGCTGGCCTCCGCGCCGGGCGACACGACCTTCATCCTCACGCTGCCGCTGGAGAGCACCCCGCTCAGTTCGCCGCGGTGA